A window of the Helianthus annuus cultivar XRQ/B chromosome 4, HanXRQr2.0-SUNRISE, whole genome shotgun sequence genome harbors these coding sequences:
- the LOC110937898 gene encoding late embryogenesis abundant protein, group 3 → MAAMHFTITAIHNISKANTPRFTYLSFPQKAPRVCFTSASKHSQRIHASQETNNGWSENANEVKDKVNDMAGKAADRAGEVKDKAYDMGGRAADRAGEIKDEVKDKVNDMAGRAADGAGEMKEKAEEKSREMTESAKETASVVADKAEEGWNKAGETAEAAKDKTLDAAGTVAENTKQTVTGAWDAAKETTQKIKETVVGNLDHEK, encoded by the exons ATGGCGGCAATGCATTTCACAATAACTGCAATCCACAACATCTCTAAAGCAAACACTCCTCGTTTCACTTATCTCTCTTTCCCTCAAAAAGCTCCTAGGGTTTGCTTCACTTCTGCCTCCAAACATTCTCAG AGAATACATGCAAGTCAAGAGACCAACAATGGGTGGTCGGAGAACGCCAATGAGGTGAAAGACAAAGTGAACGACATGGCGGGAAAAGCCGCCGACAGAGCCGGTGAGGTTAAAGACAAAGCGTATGATATGGGGGGAAGAGCCGCCGACAGAGCCGGTGAGATTAAAGACGAGGTTAAAGACAAAGTAAATGATATGGCGGGAAGAGCTGCCGACGGAGCTGGTGAGATGAAAGAGAAAGCGGAAGAGAAGAGCCGTGAGATGACGGAAAGTGCTAAAGAGACTGCGAGCGTGGTGGCCGATAAAGCCGAAGAAGGGTGGAATAAAGCGGGGGAGACGGCGGAGGCGGCTAAGGATAAAACTCTAGATGCGGCTGGGACGGTGGCCGAGAACACGAAGCAGACGGTGACGGGTGCGTGGGACGCGGCCAAAGAGACGACACAGAAGATTAAGGAGACTGTTGTTGGGAATCTTGATCATGAAAAATAG
- the LOC110937899 gene encoding late embryogenesis abundant protein 14: MAAMHFTRTAIFNISKANIPRFTSLSFPQKASRVCFTSASKHSQGKHASEETNNGYNRDESVNYSTGKSSENARSKMEEGKDRMKEGAGEMKDIHMDNMKGKANEAKDKANDMAGRAADRAGEVKDKANDMSGRAADRAGEVKDKANDMAGRAADRAGEMKDKAKEKSRDMKESAKETASVAADKAEEGRSKAGEMAKAAKDKTLDAAGTVAEKTKQTVAGAWDAAKETTQKIKETVVGTSSSDDEDSWGDDQTRKPKKVIDADVKNLRRKVGNLDHEKKDY; encoded by the exons ATGGCGGCAATGCATTTCACAAGAACTGCAATCTTCAACATCTCTAAAGCAAACATTCCTCGTTTCACTTCTCTCTCTTTCCCTCaaaaagcttctagggtttgcttCACTTCTGCCTCCAAACATTCCCAG GGAAAACATGCAAGTGAAGAGACCAACAATGGATACAACCGAGACGAATCAGTCAACTACTCAACTGGGAAGTCCTCGGAGAATGCGAGGAGCAAAATGGAAGAAGGAAAAGACAGAATGAAAGAAGGTGCTGGAGAGATGAAGGATATACACATGGATAATATGAAGGGAAAAGCCAATGAGGCGAAAGACAAAGCGAACGACATGGCGGGAAGAGCAGCCGATCGGGCCGGTGAGGTGAAAGACAAAGCGAACGACATGTCGGGAAGAGCCGCCGACAGAGCCGGTGAGGTTAAAGACAAAGCGAATGATATGGCGGGAAGAGCTGCCGATAGAGCCGGTGAAATGAAAGACAAAGCGAAAGAGAAGAGCCGTGACATGAAGGAAAGTGCTAAAGAGACTGCGAGCGTGGCGGCCGATAAAGCCGAAGAAGGGAGGAGCAAAGCGGGGGAGATGGCGAAGGCGGCTAAGGATAAAACTCTAGATGCGGCTGGGACGGTGGCCGAGAAGACGAAGCAGACAGTGGCTGGTGCGTGGGACGCGGCCAAAGAGACGACACAGAAGATTAAGGAGACTGTTGTTGGGACGTCTTCATCGGATGACGAAGATTCTTGGGGCGATGATCAGACCAGAAAACCGAAGAAGGTGATAGATGCAGATGTGAAAAATTTGAGGAGGAAAGTTGGGAATCTTGATCATGAAAAAAAGGATTACTAG
- the LOC110934177 gene encoding uncharacterized protein LOC110934177: protein MNFPEKWRLWVRGILMPSRSSILVNGSPTCEFQCHRGVRQGDPLSPFIFILAMEALSSFMVSANSAGLIRGISLPNGGPSVSHLVFADGVMLMGEWSEQSILNVKRLMRCFYLVSGLKINLKKSCLYNVGVSPEVCDQTANLLGCKAGSLPFTYLGLNVRGNMNRYHNWAPVIDSFEARLSLWKASTFSIGGRTTLVKSVLDSLPVYYFSLYLAPSNMINKLEQLRRNFLWGDSNSRNRMHWVNWEKVTKPVKNGGLGLGSLRHTNVRLLMKWTWRYKTETSRLWRAVISSIHYNPRHGNFLPTKRGLSGVWNNIIKKESDLRKKKHFPQPLYALQGGQRFWRSVLDGRLGIGHSFSGYVSLSFPARTTQRVPSP from the coding sequence atgaactttccaGAGAAGTGGAGATTATGGGTTCGAGGAATTCTTATGCCGTCTCGCTCTTCGATATTGGTCAACGGTTCACCAACATGCGAATTCCAATGTCATCGAGGGGTTCGACAAGGTGACCCTCTCTCACCCTTCATTTTCATTCTAGCCATGGAGGCTCTCTCGAGTTTCATGGTTAGTGCGAACTCTGCCGGATTGATTAGAGGTATCTCTCTTCCTAACGGAGGCCCATCTGTTTCTCATCTTGTGTTTGCGGACGGTGTCATGCTAATGGGGGAGTGGTCGGAGCAAAGCATTTTAAATGTAAAGCGTCTTATGAGATGCTTTTACCTCGTGTCGGGTTTAAAGATAAATCTAAAAAAGTCTTGTCTCTACAACGTTGGGGTTTCTCCAGAAGTTTGTGATCAAACGGCCAACTTACTCGGGTGCAAAGCCGGCTCACTACCTTTTACTTATCTCGGTTTAAATGTCCGGGGTAACATGAATCGCTATCACAACTGGGCACCGGTAATCGATTCCTTCGAAGCTCGTCTTTCGCTTTGGAAAGCTTCAACATTTTCCATTGGTGGAAGGACTACTCTAGTTAAATCGGTTCTTGATTCTCTCCCAGTATATTATTTTTCTCTTTATCTTGCGCCCAGTAACATGATTAATAAACTGGAACAATTAAGGAGAAACTTCCTTTGGGGAGATTCGAATTCTAGAAATAGAATGCATTGGGTAAATTGGGAGAAAGTCACAAAACCCGTTAAAAATGGAGGTCTCGGTTTGGGGTCACTTCGACACACTAATGTTAGGCTCTTGATGAAGTGGACGTGGCGTTATAAAACGGAAACATCACGACTTTGGAGAGCGGTAATCTCTAGTATCCACTACAATCCGAGGCATGGGAATTTCTTACCAACAAAGAGAGGCTTATCGGGTGTTTGGAACAACATCATTAAAAAAGAATCTGATCTCaggaaaaaaaaacattttcctCAGCCACTATATGCTTTGCAAGGTGGGCAACGGTTTTGGCGCTCAGTTCTGGACGGACGCCTGGGCATCGGACACTCCTTTTCAGGCTATGTTTCCCTCTCTTTTCCTGCTCGAACGACACAAAGGGTGCCTAGTCCGTGA